One window of Aricia agestis chromosome 20, ilAriAges1.1, whole genome shotgun sequence genomic DNA carries:
- the LOC121737022 gene encoding ras-related protein Rab-2A, translating into MAYAYLFKYIIIGDTGVGKSCLLLQFTDKRFQPVHDLTIGVEFGARMITIDGKQIKLQIWDTAGQEAFRSITRSYYRGAAGALLVYDITRRETFNHLTTWLEDARQHSNSNMVIMLIGNKSDLESRREVKKEEGEAFAREHGLVFMETSAKTAANVEEAFINTAKEIYEKIQEGVFDINNEANGIKIGPQHGGAGAGGASAGAGGAPPGGCC; encoded by the exons ATGGCTTACGCTTATCTGTTCAAATACATCATCATCGGTGACACAg gTGTAGGTAAATCCTGCCTACTGCTTCAGTTCACAGACAAGAGATTTCAACCTGTGCATGACTTGACTATTGGTGTTGAGTTCGGAGCCCGTATGATCACAATTGACGGTAAACAAATTAAACTGCAAATCTGGGATACAGCAGGACAAGAAGCATTCAG ATCAATCACTCGCTCATACTACAGGGGCGCTGCAGGGGCGTTACTAGTATATGATATCACACGGCGGGAAACATTCAACCACTTGACCACATGGCTAGAAGACGCGCGCCAGCACTCCAACTCCAATATGGTCATCATGTTGATTGGTAACAAAAG CGATTTAGAATCCCGCCGCGAAGTAAAGAAGGAGGAGGGCGAGGCTTTCGCGCGGGAACACGGGCTAGTGTTCATGGAGACATCAGCGAAGACAGCAGCTAATGTCGAGGAGGCCTTCATCAACACCGCCAAAGAGATCTACGAAAAGATACAGGAGGGTGTCTTCGATATTAACAATGAG GCGAACGGCATCAAGATCGGCCCCCAGCACGGaggcgcgggcgcggggggAGCGAGtgcgggcgcggggggcgcgcCGCCCGGCGGCTGCTGTTAG